In Metarhizium brunneum chromosome 3, complete sequence, a genomic segment contains:
- the bphF gene encoding 4-hydroxy-2-oxovalerate aldolase has product MEAFRALSLFQPSNFVAAIQSTRDSDSSGQKRLFGAMLSIPHMEAARSASVLGFEFILIDAQHTAIDAENLVGLIRTINFTSEGKTCTLVRVPGAESHLLAYALDAGASGIVFPHINSRKDAMAAVNKVRYAYKGGERSLAPWALVPFLTDQAPDGHTAETISDEHVAVICQIETTLGLENVDEIAATPGINALMLGPGDMRVSLRLPVRGPGRKEDDAVFCEARDRLVKAAKAHQMALMTIAFRATPGIEEWLKDFDLIVTSSDINSIVRFHLDGRAAIRCALRASSIA; this is encoded by the exons ATGGAAGCATTCCGGGCATTGTCGCTTTTCCAGCCATCAAACTTTGTCGCCGCCATTCAGTCTACTCGCGACAGTGACTCGAGTGGACAGAAACGGTTGTTTGGCGCCATGCTGTCTATTCCACACATGGAAGCGGCGCGGTCTGCGTCTGTGCTAGGGTTCGAGTTTATTCTTATTGATGCGCAACACAC AGCCATCGATGCCGAGAATCTGGTGGGACTCATTCGAACAATCAACTTTACAAGCGAGGGCAAGACGTGTACGCTGGTGCGCGTTCCAGGCGCTGAATCCCATTTGCTCGCCTACGCTTTGGACGCTG GGGCATCTGGCATTGTCTTTCCGCACATAAATTCACGAAAggatgccatggcggcggtaAACAAGGTCAGATATGCTTACAAGGGTGGTGAAAGATCACTGGCACCATGGGCTCTTGTGCCGTTCCTTACAGATCAAGCACCGGATGGACACACGGCCGAGACAATCTCGGATGAGCATGTCGCCGTCATATGCCAGATTGAAACTACC CTTGGGCTAGAAAATGTCGACGAGATTGCAGCTACACCAGGCATCAATGCCCTGATGCTCGGCCCGGGTGATATGCGAGTCTCACTGCGCCTACCGGTCAGAGGCCCAGGAAGGAAAGAAGACGATGCCGTATTCTGCGAGGCCAGAGACAGACTGGTCAAGGCGGCCAAAGCTCATCAAATGGCGCTCATGACTATAGCTTTCAGGGCCACCCCGGGCATTGAGGAGTGGTTAAAGGACTTTGATCTCATCGTTACAAGTTCCGATATCAATAGCATCGTCAGGTTTCATCTAGATGGCCGAGCGGCGATAAGATGCGCTTTGCGTGCAAGTAGTATAGCCTAA